One Longimicrobium terrae DNA segment encodes these proteins:
- a CDS encoding alpha/beta hydrolase-fold protein encodes MRTDEDRARVRRVGVTRGVGALLTALLSLAAGCVPASSPSPGTGYRLVPALPAQARARADSAVRVIEQMSGDTWETHTFRGSDGTQIAYRLLPPENPRPGVRYPLVVILHGSGEIGSDNQRQLDRFPKSWARPEIRREWPAYVLAPQMPERSANYFPTATAPDRASEPGRPLFATLELIDLLRADLPVDSSRVYAMGFSMGASTVYLALVQRPELFAAAIPIAGVPTPPRYAATLARTPLWVIHGNSDDVTPAALDLAGYSAITAVPGARATFWEYDSGEHAVPVDLLASDAFPRWLWAHRLTRRAVPDGGARPR; translated from the coding sequence GTGCGAACTGATGAGGATCGCGCGCGGGTGCGGCGGGTGGGCGTGACGCGCGGCGTTGGCGCATTGCTGACCGCGCTGTTGTCGCTCGCGGCGGGGTGTGTGCCGGCGTCTTCGCCGTCGCCCGGGACGGGGTACCGGCTGGTTCCGGCGCTCCCGGCGCAGGCGCGGGCCCGGGCGGACAGCGCGGTGCGCGTCATTGAGCAGATGAGCGGCGACACGTGGGAGACGCACACCTTTCGCGGCAGCGACGGAACGCAGATCGCCTATCGGCTGCTGCCGCCGGAGAACCCGCGGCCGGGCGTGCGCTATCCGCTGGTCGTAATCCTTCACGGGTCGGGGGAGATCGGAAGCGACAACCAGCGGCAGTTGGACCGCTTTCCCAAGTCGTGGGCGCGGCCGGAAATCCGCCGCGAATGGCCGGCGTACGTGCTGGCGCCGCAGATGCCGGAGCGCAGCGCCAACTACTTCCCGACAGCCACGGCCCCGGACCGCGCCAGCGAGCCCGGCCGTCCGCTCTTTGCCACGCTGGAGCTGATCGACCTCCTGCGCGCGGATCTGCCGGTGGATTCGTCGCGCGTGTACGCCATGGGTTTTTCGATGGGTGCGTCCACGGTGTACCTGGCGCTGGTGCAGCGGCCGGAGCTGTTCGCGGCGGCCATCCCCATCGCGGGCGTGCCGACTCCGCCGCGATACGCGGCCACGCTGGCCCGCACGCCGCTGTGGGTCATTCACGGCAACAGCGACGACGTGACGCCCGCCGCGCTGGACCTGGCCGGGTATTCCGCCATCACGGCCGTCCCCGGCGCGCGCGCCACGTTCTGGGAGTATGATTCCGGCGAGCACGCCGTCCCCGTGGATCTGCTGGCCAGCGACGCGTTCCCGCGGTGGCTGTGGGCGCACCGCCTCACGCGCCGCGCGGTTCCGGACGGCGGTGCGCGCCCGCGGTGA
- a CDS encoding GH36-type glycosyl hydrolase domain-containing protein: MTDLSVTSTDSHPAAVLARGDYAVLLTPAGGGASGFAGYALTRWTADRTRDADGYFVYLRDVDSGEVWSAGYQPAGRAADEYHASPARGEIVRRDGGVQTTLHVCPAVEGDAELRRITLANLGDAPRRIEVTTYAELVLNTPAGDAGHPAFSKLFVQTGWMEDRQALVAWRRLRSPHDEPLWVVHRLLDDGFGAPEMETDRARFIGRGRTLAAPAAMDVESRLSGSVGNVLDPVFSLRRVVTVQPGGSVTLVAVLGAGRTRRDVEAIADRYPDAATASKAIDRSGDAGSADAAALGVPESWLRTVDSLPPIPERETPLPVIPRIPAPKPDGGAEPEELRFFNGFGGFSADGREYVIRHGAGEHGPVRPPLPWTNVIANEEAGFLVSESGAASTWTDNSRENRLTPWSNDPVSDPHGEALYLRDDASGRFWSPTPGPVPGGGAYETRHGFGYTRFRTSAGELEQETTLFVPRRDPVKIVRLRLTSTADTEMRISAFSYAQLVLGGLPQETRGSIHTRWDDSARAILAVNPDRGEFSARVAFAAVVSSRGDVSWTADRAAFLGPYGSPEAPLAPRTAGPLNSAAGAGLDPCAALQLSLVIPPGATLEVAFLLGEARDEAAARAIISRFRTPGAVGTALEEVTRFWSDLVGGVQVQTPSPELDLMVNGWLAYQNLACRVWGRTAFYQSGGAFGFRDQLQDSSALVYLRPELTRRQIILHASHQFVEGDVLHWWHPPLSKGIRTRFADDLLWLPYITAFYVSSTGDAGVLDESAPFVTARQLEPGEDEVFLFPDDSGQRASVYEHCCRSIDRSLARGVHGLPLMGTGDWNDGMNRVGREGRGESVWMGFFLAGILDDFAPVCEARGDADRAARYRAHRAELGVALNDGGWDGGWYRRAYYDNGAPLGSAANDECRIDAIAQAWAVLSGVAPADRAEQALDAMEQHLVSEEEGIIRLLTPAFDRTPHDPGYIKGYLPGVRENGGQYTHAALWAVRALAQAGRTERAARLLGMISPVSHGRTEAEVAVYQAEPYVIAADVYGVAPHVGRGGWTWYTGSAGWMFRIALESVLGITLSGGDTLVVRPCVPRDWLGFTVRYRVPGGAATYEIAVTREEGAGIRGTVKGRPLEPVDGALRIPLAREGGEHRVQVALGREFAPAYVPE, translated from the coding sequence ATGACAGACTTGAGCGTGACATCCACCGATTCCCACCCCGCCGCGGTGCTCGCGCGCGGAGACTACGCCGTGCTGCTGACACCGGCCGGCGGCGGCGCCAGCGGCTTCGCGGGCTACGCACTCACCCGCTGGACCGCCGACCGCACGCGCGACGCGGATGGCTACTTTGTCTACTTGCGTGACGTGGACTCGGGAGAAGTCTGGTCCGCCGGGTACCAGCCCGCCGGTCGCGCCGCCGACGAGTACCACGCATCCCCCGCGCGCGGCGAGATCGTGCGCCGCGACGGCGGCGTGCAGACGACTCTCCACGTGTGCCCCGCCGTGGAGGGCGACGCCGAACTGCGCCGCATCACCCTGGCCAACCTGGGCGATGCGCCGCGCCGCATCGAGGTGACCACGTACGCCGAACTCGTCCTCAACACGCCCGCCGGCGACGCGGGCCACCCCGCGTTCAGCAAGCTGTTCGTGCAGACGGGGTGGATGGAGGACCGCCAGGCACTCGTCGCGTGGCGCCGCCTGCGCAGCCCGCACGACGAGCCGCTGTGGGTCGTTCACCGTCTGCTGGATGACGGATTCGGTGCGCCGGAGATGGAAACGGATCGCGCCCGCTTCATCGGCCGGGGCCGCACGCTCGCCGCGCCGGCCGCGATGGATGTGGAATCGCGGCTGTCCGGAAGCGTGGGCAACGTGCTCGATCCCGTGTTCAGCCTGCGCCGCGTGGTCACCGTGCAGCCCGGCGGCTCCGTCACGCTGGTCGCGGTGCTGGGCGCCGGCCGCACGCGGCGGGACGTGGAGGCGATCGCGGACCGCTATCCGGATGCCGCCACCGCGAGCAAGGCCATCGACCGTTCCGGAGACGCGGGATCGGCGGACGCGGCCGCGCTCGGCGTCCCGGAGTCGTGGCTGCGCACGGTGGATTCGCTTCCGCCCATCCCCGAGCGCGAAACCCCGCTTCCCGTCATCCCCCGAATCCCCGCGCCGAAGCCGGACGGCGGCGCGGAACCCGAGGAACTGCGCTTCTTCAACGGGTTCGGCGGCTTCTCGGCGGACGGGCGCGAGTACGTGATCCGCCACGGCGCGGGCGAGCACGGGCCGGTGCGGCCGCCGCTGCCGTGGACCAACGTGATCGCCAACGAGGAGGCGGGTTTTCTCGTTTCCGAGAGCGGCGCGGCCAGCACTTGGACCGACAACAGCCGCGAAAACCGGCTGACGCCGTGGAGCAACGATCCCGTGAGCGATCCGCACGGCGAGGCGCTCTACCTGCGCGACGACGCCAGCGGCCGCTTCTGGTCCCCCACGCCCGGCCCCGTTCCCGGCGGCGGCGCGTACGAGACGCGCCACGGCTTCGGCTACACGCGGTTCCGCACCTCCGCCGGCGAACTGGAGCAGGAAACCACCCTGTTCGTCCCGCGGCGTGATCCGGTAAAGATCGTGCGCCTGCGCCTGACCAGCACGGCGGACACGGAGATGCGCATCTCCGCGTTCAGCTACGCGCAGCTGGTGCTGGGCGGGCTGCCGCAGGAAACGCGCGGCTCCATCCACACCCGCTGGGACGATTCCGCGCGGGCGATCCTGGCCGTCAACCCGGACCGGGGCGAGTTCTCCGCGCGCGTCGCGTTCGCGGCGGTGGTTTCGTCGCGGGGAGACGTGTCGTGGACGGCGGACCGCGCGGCATTCCTGGGCCCGTACGGCTCGCCCGAGGCGCCGCTCGCGCCGCGGACCGCGGGGCCGCTGAACAGCGCGGCGGGCGCGGGGCTGGACCCCTGCGCCGCGCTTCAGCTTTCCCTCGTGATCCCGCCGGGCGCCACGCTGGAAGTCGCCTTTCTGCTGGGCGAAGCGCGGGATGAGGCGGCGGCGCGCGCCATCATCTCCCGCTTCCGCACGCCGGGCGCGGTGGGCACGGCGCTGGAGGAAGTGACGCGGTTCTGGAGCGACCTGGTGGGCGGCGTGCAGGTGCAGACGCCCTCGCCGGAGCTGGACCTGATGGTGAACGGCTGGCTGGCGTACCAGAACCTGGCGTGCCGCGTGTGGGGCCGCACCGCGTTCTACCAGTCCGGCGGGGCGTTCGGATTCCGCGACCAGCTGCAGGATTCATCCGCGCTCGTCTACCTGCGCCCGGAGCTTACGCGGCGGCAGATCATCCTCCATGCGTCGCACCAGTTCGTGGAGGGCGACGTGCTGCACTGGTGGCACCCGCCGCTCAGCAAGGGAATCCGCACGCGCTTCGCGGATGACCTGCTCTGGCTGCCGTACATCACCGCGTTCTACGTCTCGTCCACCGGCGACGCGGGCGTGCTGGACGAGAGCGCGCCCTTCGTCACCGCGCGGCAACTGGAGCCGGGTGAGGACGAGGTGTTTCTGTTCCCGGACGATTCCGGCCAGCGCGCGAGCGTGTACGAGCACTGCTGCCGCAGCATCGACCGCTCCCTCGCGCGCGGCGTGCACGGACTGCCGCTGATGGGCACCGGCGACTGGAACGACGGAATGAACCGCGTGGGCCGCGAGGGGCGGGGAGAGAGCGTGTGGATGGGCTTCTTCCTCGCCGGCATTCTGGACGACTTCGCGCCCGTGTGCGAGGCGCGGGGCGACGCGGACCGCGCGGCGCGGTACCGGGCGCACCGGGCGGAGCTGGGCGTGGCGCTGAACGACGGCGGATGGGACGGCGGATGGTATCGCCGCGCCTATTACGACAACGGCGCGCCGCTGGGGAGCGCGGCCAACGACGAGTGCCGCATCGACGCCATTGCGCAGGCGTGGGCGGTGCTGTCCGGCGTGGCGCCCGCGGACCGCGCGGAGCAGGCGCTGGACGCCATGGAGCAGCACCTGGTGTCGGAAGAGGAGGGGATCATCCGCCTGCTGACGCCCGCGTTCGACCGCACGCCGCACGACCCCGGCTACATCAAGGGCTACCTGCCGGGCGTGCGCGAAAACGGCGGCCAGTACACGCACGCGGCGCTGTGGGCCGTGCGCGCGCTGGCGCAGGCGGGCCGCACCGAGCGCGCCGCGCGGCTGCTGGGGATGATCAGCCCCGTGTCGCACGGCCGCACGGAGGCGGAGGTGGCCGTCTATCAGGCCGAGCCGTACGTGATCGCCGCTGACGTGTACGGGGTGGCGCCGCACGTGGGGCGCGGCGGGTGGACGTGGTACACGGGCTCGGCGGGGTGGATGTTCCGCATCGCGCTGGAGTCGGTGCTGGGAATCACGCTCAGCGGCGGCGATACGCTGGTGGTGCGGCCGTGCGTTCCGCGCGACTGGCTGGGCTTCACCGTGCGCTACCGCGTTCCCGGCGGCGCGGCCACGTACGAGATCGCCGTCACCCGCGAGGAGGGCGCCGGGATCCGCGGCACGGTGAAAGGCCGCCCTCTCGAGCCGGTGGACGGCGCGTTGCGCATCCCCCTGGCCCGCGAGGGCGGCGAGCACCGCGTGCAAGTGGCGCTCGGGCGGGAGTTTGCGCCGGCGTACGTGCCGGAGTAA
- a CDS encoding ABC transporter ATP-binding protein produces MASIQLNGVRKVYREGTQFVAVEGATFTVQGGELMVLVGPSGSGKSTLLRMIAGLESITDGDLHIGDRRVNDVPPRDRDIAMVFQNYALYPHMSVRQNLGFALTLQKRPRPEIEERVRTAAGVLGLDAILDRKPRHLSGGQRQRVALGRAIVRDPAVFLFDEPLSNLDAKLRVQMRAEISALHRRLGATMVYVTHDQVEAMTLGDRIVVLHEGRIQQIGAPLHLYDHPANRFVAGFIGSPAMNFFDGTIERGAEPAFVATGGALRVPLDGEWASRLHPFTGRAVTMGIRPESLYAARGRPADAQFASASFTVEGVEPLGNEIFVHARAGDHRVTSRVVPQPLAAPGEPLELAFDLGRLHFFDPETERSLAPESSMPGGMVTGGLAGEQRI; encoded by the coding sequence ATGGCGAGCATTCAGCTGAACGGCGTACGCAAGGTGTACCGCGAGGGCACGCAGTTCGTGGCCGTGGAGGGCGCCACCTTTACCGTGCAGGGCGGCGAACTGATGGTGCTGGTGGGCCCGTCGGGGAGCGGAAAAAGCACGCTGCTGCGGATGATCGCCGGGCTGGAAAGCATCACCGACGGCGATCTGCACATCGGCGACCGGCGCGTGAACGACGTGCCGCCGCGCGACCGCGACATCGCCATGGTGTTTCAGAACTACGCGCTGTATCCGCACATGAGCGTGCGGCAGAACCTGGGCTTCGCGCTCACGCTGCAGAAGCGGCCCAGGCCGGAGATCGAGGAGCGCGTGCGCACGGCGGCCGGGGTGCTGGGGCTGGATGCCATTCTGGACCGCAAGCCGCGCCACCTGAGTGGCGGCCAGCGGCAGCGCGTGGCCCTGGGCCGCGCCATCGTGCGCGACCCCGCGGTGTTTCTGTTCGATGAACCGCTGTCCAACCTGGACGCCAAGCTGCGCGTGCAGATGCGCGCGGAGATCAGCGCGCTGCACCGCCGGCTGGGCGCCACCATGGTCTACGTCACGCACGACCAGGTGGAGGCCATGACGCTGGGCGACCGCATCGTGGTGCTGCACGAGGGGCGCATTCAGCAGATCGGCGCGCCGCTGCACCTGTACGATCATCCCGCCAACCGCTTTGTGGCGGGGTTCATCGGCAGTCCGGCGATGAACTTCTTTGATGGGACGATCGAGCGCGGCGCGGAGCCCGCATTCGTGGCGACGGGCGGCGCGCTCCGCGTTCCGCTGGATGGCGAATGGGCGAGCCGCCTGCACCCGTTCACCGGCCGCGCGGTGACGATGGGCATCCGCCCGGAAAGCCTGTATGCGGCGCGGGGCCGGCCCGCGGACGCACAGTTCGCGTCGGCGTCGTTCACGGTGGAGGGCGTCGAGCCGCTGGGGAATGAGATCTTCGTGCACGCGCGCGCCGGCGACCACCGCGTGACGTCGCGCGTGGTGCCCCAGCCGCTCGCCGCGCCGGGCGAGCCGCTAGAACTCGCGTTCGACCTGGGCCGGCTGCACTTCTTTGACCCGGAAACCGAACGATCCCTCGCGCCCGAGTCGTCGATGCCCGGCGGGATGGTCACCGGTGGACTCGCGGGTGAGCAGAGAATCTGA
- a CDS encoding GH1 family beta-glucosidase, which produces MSELVFPEGFLWGAATSAYQVEGSPLADGAGVSNWHRFSHTPRMTHNGDTGDIACDHYRRWEQDLDLMAGLGLQSYRFSISWSRIFPDGTGRINQPGLDFYQRLVDGLLARGITPNATLYHWDLPAALDDRGGWLNPDVAHWFTEYATTVFRALDDRVPMWSTLNEPWVVMHAGYMAGEHAPGHRSTWEAPRVSHNLLRAHASAVRAYRAEGRGRIGLVVNLEPKYAASGRPEDVAAQARAEAYMNRQYLDPVFLGRYPDELRDLLGEAWPAHADEEAEAESLREPIDWLGINYYTRAVTRDEPGDLPVREGRVRQERHTHTEMGWEVYPPALTDVLVWVRDRYGDVPLYITENGAAFYDPPVAEEDVVEDPLRVAYYRDHLRAVREAIRRGVDVRGYYAWSLLDNFEWSAGYAKRFGLVHVDHQTQRRTPKRSARFYADVIRGNGAALGPG; this is translated from the coding sequence ATGAGCGAACTCGTTTTTCCAGAAGGCTTTCTGTGGGGCGCCGCGACGTCCGCGTACCAGGTGGAAGGCTCGCCGCTGGCCGACGGCGCCGGCGTCAGCAACTGGCACCGGTTCAGCCACACGCCGCGGATGACGCACAACGGCGACACCGGCGACATCGCGTGCGACCACTACCGCCGCTGGGAGCAGGACCTGGATCTGATGGCGGGCCTCGGGCTGCAGTCGTACCGCTTCAGCATCTCGTGGAGCCGCATCTTTCCCGACGGCACCGGGCGCATCAACCAGCCCGGCCTGGACTTCTACCAGCGTCTGGTGGATGGACTGCTCGCGCGCGGCATCACCCCCAACGCCACGCTCTACCACTGGGATCTCCCCGCCGCGCTGGATGATCGCGGCGGATGGCTGAATCCGGACGTGGCGCACTGGTTCACGGAATACGCCACCACCGTGTTCCGCGCGCTGGATGACCGCGTGCCCATGTGGAGCACGCTGAACGAGCCGTGGGTGGTGATGCACGCCGGGTACATGGCGGGCGAGCACGCGCCCGGCCACCGCAGCACCTGGGAGGCGCCGCGCGTTTCGCACAACCTGCTGCGGGCCCACGCTTCCGCGGTGCGCGCCTACCGCGCGGAAGGGCGGGGAAGAATCGGGCTGGTCGTGAACCTGGAGCCCAAGTACGCCGCCTCCGGGCGGCCGGAAGACGTGGCCGCCCAGGCGCGCGCCGAGGCATACATGAACCGCCAGTACCTGGACCCCGTCTTTCTGGGCCGCTACCCCGACGAACTGCGCGACCTGCTGGGCGAGGCGTGGCCCGCGCACGCGGACGAGGAGGCGGAGGCGGAGTCGCTGCGCGAACCCATCGACTGGCTGGGGATCAACTACTACACGCGCGCCGTCACGCGCGACGAGCCCGGCGATCTGCCCGTGCGCGAGGGGCGCGTGCGCCAGGAGCGGCACACGCACACGGAGATGGGGTGGGAGGTGTATCCGCCCGCGCTCACCGACGTGCTGGTGTGGGTGCGCGACCGCTACGGCGACGTGCCGCTGTACATCACCGAGAACGGCGCCGCGTTCTACGACCCGCCGGTGGCGGAAGAGGATGTGGTGGAGGACCCGCTGCGCGTGGCCTACTACCGCGACCACCTGCGCGCCGTGCGCGAAGCCATCCGCCGCGGCGTGGACGTGCGCGGATACTACGCGTGGTCGCTGCTGGACAACTTCGAGTGGAGCGCGGGCTACGCCAAGCGCTTCGGCCTGGTGCACGTAGATCATCAGACGCAGCGCCGCACCCCCAAGCGCAGCGCCCGCTTCTACGCCGACGTCATCCGCGGCAACGGCGCCGCCCTCGGCCCCGGCTGA
- a CDS encoding serine hydrolase domain-containing protein: MTPRLMVLLLPLLAACQAPRDRGAEADAPAPPAVVQTAAPRARLADTVLLQRAGERAAGLPNLRGMIVSQNGEIVLERYKGGAAADRVTNVKSASKSVLSALVGIAIAEGYIRGVDQPIAEFFPSYFEREGVDPRKRRITVGNLLSMQSGLESTSFGDYGAWVSSRDWVRAALDQPMVDEPGGRMLYSTGSTHLLSAILTRATGQSTLAYANEKLAQPMGFTLRPWQRDPQGIYFGGNDMYLTPRQMLRFGQLYLDGGVYAGLRLVPEAWVRESVRPRTSSPFNGHGYGLGWWSRESGGRQVFFAWGYGGQYVFVVPDLKMVAVFTSVSDTPRTPGHLSAIHGIVDEFLVPGGAARMAGAAGGS, from the coding sequence ATGACGCCGCGCCTGATGGTTCTGCTCCTTCCGCTGCTGGCTGCCTGCCAAGCCCCGCGCGACCGCGGTGCCGAGGCGGACGCACCCGCTCCGCCAGCGGTAGTCCAGACCGCCGCGCCGCGTGCACGGCTGGCGGATACCGTGCTCCTGCAGCGGGCGGGGGAGCGCGCGGCGGGGCTGCCCAACCTGCGCGGCATGATCGTCTCGCAGAATGGCGAGATCGTGCTGGAGCGCTACAAGGGCGGCGCGGCGGCGGACCGGGTGACCAACGTGAAGTCGGCGTCCAAGAGCGTGCTGTCGGCGCTGGTGGGCATCGCCATCGCGGAGGGGTACATCCGCGGCGTCGACCAGCCCATCGCCGAGTTCTTTCCCTCCTACTTCGAGCGCGAAGGCGTGGACCCGCGCAAGCGGCGGATCACCGTGGGCAACCTGCTGTCCATGCAGTCCGGGCTGGAATCCACCAGCTTTGGCGATTACGGCGCCTGGGTGAGCAGCCGCGACTGGGTGCGCGCCGCCCTCGACCAGCCAATGGTGGACGAGCCGGGCGGCCGCATGCTGTACAGCACGGGAAGCACGCACCTGCTTTCCGCCATCCTCACCCGCGCCACGGGGCAAAGCACGCTGGCGTACGCCAATGAGAAGCTGGCGCAGCCCATGGGGTTCACCCTGCGCCCGTGGCAGCGCGATCCGCAGGGCATCTACTTCGGCGGCAACGACATGTACCTGACGCCGAGGCAGATGCTGCGCTTCGGGCAGCTGTACCTGGATGGTGGTGTGTACGCGGGCCTGCGCCTTGTGCCCGAGGCGTGGGTGCGGGAGAGCGTGCGGCCGCGGACCTCGTCCCCGTTCAACGGGCACGGCTACGGACTGGGATGGTGGAGCAGGGAATCCGGCGGGCGGCAGGTGTTTTTTGCCTGGGGATACGGCGGGCAGTATGTGTTCGTGGTGCCGGACCTGAAGATGGTGGCCGTGTTCACCTCCGTTTCGGACACGCCGCGCACGCCGGGCCACCTGTCCGCCATCCACGGGATCGTGGACGAGTTCCTCGTTCCCGGCGGCGCGGCGCGGATGGCCGGGGCGGCCGGCGGATCCTGA
- a CDS encoding carboxypeptidase M32, which produces MGTRPRPSSSRRAGAGAPGESEAYAGLLARAREAGLLASTGFLLAWDQEVAMPPAGAALRSEQAALLSALVHERRTAPDLGDALAACEADAELMAEGAAAANVRSLRREYDRAVLLPAPLVRETARAGALAVHHWRAAREVDDMTSFTPWLQRNVNLAREAAAALGAPPGGEPYDALLENHEPGMRAAEVDRLFGALRAGLVPLVGALREAAAPGTEWMGIRWPVEAQAAFNRAVAGRMGFDLDAGRLDVSTHPLCVGVGPGDTRLTARYDPARLLGALHGTMHEAGHGLYEQGLPKAERLGQPLARPASTGFHESQARLWENFVGRGRPFCAWMLGELQRRVGSPEVAALDVDAVYRGLNVVRPGPIRVESDEATYNLHVMLRFDLERALLRGDLSAADLAGAWNERMRADLGVTVSTAREGALQDIHWAMGSFGYFPTYTLGNLYAAQLWESLGRALPGMDADLARGEFGGVLNWLRAHVHAHGRRYSPPELCARATGGPLSHEPLLRYLDTKLRAVYRLDT; this is translated from the coding sequence ATGGGTACACGGCCGCGGCCCTCCTCGTCCCGCAGGGCGGGCGCGGGGGCACCGGGGGAGAGCGAAGCGTACGCCGGGCTGCTGGCGCGGGCGCGCGAGGCGGGACTGCTGGCCTCCACCGGGTTTCTGCTGGCCTGGGACCAGGAAGTGGCCATGCCCCCCGCCGGCGCCGCGCTGCGCTCCGAGCAGGCGGCCCTCCTGTCCGCCCTGGTACACGAACGCCGCACCGCGCCCGACCTGGGCGACGCGCTGGCCGCGTGCGAGGCGGACGCGGAGTTGATGGCGGAGGGTGCGGCGGCCGCAAACGTGCGTTCGCTGCGGCGCGAATACGACCGTGCGGTGCTCCTTCCCGCCCCCCTGGTGCGCGAAACGGCGCGGGCAGGCGCGCTGGCCGTGCACCACTGGCGGGCCGCGCGGGAAGTGGATGACATGACTTCGTTTACGCCATGGCTCCAACGGAACGTCAACCTGGCGCGAGAGGCGGCCGCCGCCCTCGGTGCGCCCCCCGGCGGAGAGCCGTACGACGCGCTTCTGGAGAACCACGAGCCGGGGATGCGCGCGGCGGAGGTGGACCGCCTGTTCGGTGCGCTGCGGGCGGGGCTGGTGCCGCTGGTGGGCGCGCTGCGCGAGGCGGCGGCACCCGGCACGGAGTGGATGGGCATCCGCTGGCCCGTGGAGGCGCAGGCGGCGTTCAATCGCGCGGTGGCGGGTCGGATGGGGTTCGATCTGGACGCGGGGCGGCTGGACGTATCCACCCACCCCCTGTGCGTGGGCGTGGGCCCGGGCGACACCAGGCTGACCGCGCGGTACGACCCCGCGCGGCTGCTGGGGGCGCTGCACGGCACCATGCACGAGGCCGGGCACGGGCTGTACGAACAGGGGCTGCCCAAGGCCGAACGCCTGGGACAGCCCCTGGCCCGCCCGGCCAGCACGGGGTTTCACGAAAGCCAGGCGCGGCTGTGGGAAAACTTCGTGGGCCGGGGCCGCCCGTTCTGCGCGTGGATGCTGGGCGAACTCCAGCGCCGCGTTGGATCACCCGAAGTGGCGGCGCTGGATGTGGATGCCGTGTACCGCGGGCTGAACGTGGTGCGCCCCGGACCCATCCGCGTGGAAAGCGACGAGGCCACGTACAACCTGCACGTGATGCTGCGCTTTGACCTGGAGCGCGCGCTTCTCCGCGGCGACCTGTCCGCGGCCGACCTGGCCGGCGCGTGGAACGAGCGGATGCGCGCGGACCTGGGCGTGACGGTGAGTACGGCGCGGGAGGGCGCGCTGCAGGACATTCACTGGGCCATGGGCTCCTTCGGCTACTTTCCCACGTACACGCTGGGCAACCTGTACGCGGCGCAGCTGTGGGAGTCGCTGGGCCGCGCGCTTCCCGGGATGGATGCGGACCTTGCGCGCGGCGAGTTCGGCGGGGTGCTGAACTGGCTGCGCGCCCACGTGCACGCCCACGGCCGGCGCTACTCTCCGCCGGAACTGTGCGCCCGCGCCACCGGCGGCCCGCTGAGCCACGAGCCGCTGCTGCGCTACCTGGATACCAAGCTCCGCGCCGTCTATCGCCTGGACACCTGA